One Cystobacter ferrugineus genomic window, GCGTCCGCGGCTGGATCCCCTTGCCCCGCGAACCGGGGAACGGACGATCCATCTTCTCGATCAGCCGAAATGGCACACCCCTCCGTGCCAGGTCGATGGCGAGGGTGAGACCAGCGGCACCGGCACCGCAGACCAATACCGCGATCGGGCTTCGCTCTTCCACAGTCACCTCCTATGTGTATTATGCACTTATCTACAGGAGATGAGCGCGTGTCAACGAAAAATGTGCATGATGCACATATCAAGGCGTCCCTACCCGAGCTGCATCGAGCGCTGCTCGACATCGTGATCGTGATGAACCGCCCTGAGCGCGACGTGGCGTTGCTGGAGATGGCGGGCCTGAAGCTCGAGCGTGCGCTCTTCCCGCTCCTCGTCCTGGTCGAGCGGATGGGGCCGATCGGCGTGGGCGATCTCGCCGGTCGCGTCGGGCGCGACTACACCACCGTCAGCCGCCAGGTGGCGAGGCTGGAGGAACTCGGACTCGTCGACCGCCGCGCGGGCTCGGCCGACAAAAGGGTACGCGAGGCGATCATCACCCCGCGTGGGAAGGCGGCGACGGACGCCCTCGATGCCGCCCGCGAGGAAATGGCATTGACCTTGTTCCGCGACTGGACGCTCAAGGACTTCAACGAACTGGTCCGGTTGATGCGGAGGCTGGCCGACGTCATGAGCGAGGAGCCGACGGCCGCCCCTTGACGGAGTGGAGGTCGCGGCGTCGTCGCGATCGCAGCGCTCGTCACAGGGGCAGTTGCTGTTGAACGTGCACGCCATCACCGTGGGACGGCGCCCCGGCCGGAACCCTCCGGCCAGGACGCACGCTTCAGCACCACGCCCGCTGGGGTGGTCCCCGGGCTGGGGCCCGCGTCAGAGCCTGCGTGGGCAGTCCCAGGTGCTCCCATGGACAGCAAGCGGTGGAGTATGTGAGAGCGTGGAGGACGCGGTGGTGTTCCTGGCGAGCCCTCGCGCGGCGTATGTGACCGGTGCGGTGTTGCGCGTCGACGGCGGGACCGTTCGCAGCGTGTGACCTGATGCGCCCACGGACGTGTCGGAATGCATCCCCCACCCTCCACAGCGCCCCCATCCCGCCTATACGCAGGCCATCTGCCTCTCACGTCCAGGGAGATGGCCCAGTTGGGCGTGGTGCGGACGAGGGTGGCGCTGCCCGCCCAATCCCCGGGGCAGTAGGCGCCCGCGTCGTTGTAGGTGATGGACACGCGGGAGTCCGGCAGGGTGATGGCCTCTTCCACGGTGACGTGAGGGAGAACTCGAGGGTGTCTCAACTGGACGAAGCGCTGGAGCAAACGGGGAAGCGAGGAGCTGGCAGTGGGGGAGGGGTGCTTCGCCGAGCAATGGGCCGAGCCGGTGGAGTTGGAGCTGGCGCCCCTGCCGTGCTGGAAGGGACCGAGGGAGGAAGAGAGGCAGCGTGCGGTGCGGGCCCTGGTGGAGGAAGTGGAGGTCGAGGCTCGTGCGAGGAACAAGCCCGTCCTCGGGACGCGAGCCGTGAGGGCCCGGCACCCGCATACCCGGCCTGAGCACCTCAAGCGCAGCCCGCGGCCTCTGGGGCATGCCTCCACGCGCCAGGCCCTGCGGGAGTTGCGTGAGCAGTACCGGACTTTCGTCGCGGCGTTCCGAGAGGCGGCGGCTCGCTGGGGGCGAGGGGATTTCTCAGCGCCCTTTCCGCCTTTCTCCTTCCCGCCGCGGGTAGTGCCGGGTTGCGTCGCTCGAGTTCTTTGACACCCTCTCTCGCGCGTGGATGTGCTGGCGAAGAAGAGCGCCGACACCTACGAGGCCTTCACGATTGCCTTTGATGACAAGGGCACCGCGCTGAACTTCTCGTGGGAGAACACGCAGGTCTCCGTGCCCGTGCGTCCGGCGAAGAAGGGCTGAGCATGATGCACCCGGCGCGCTCCGAGTGCTGCGAACCCGAGCGCGCCGGTTCCGTTTCCTGCCTTACGTTCGGGACTCTGGAAGGACCTCGTCTAGCCGGCCCGGCCGGCCTCACCGTCCTCGCGTGAAGACTGAGCCAGCGGGAGGGCGGCGAGATTGTACGCGCAGGAGAAGGCGGCTCCGTGGAAGACGACCCGGAGCAGGAACGGCGTGGGCTGGACGGGCAGCAGCCCGGGATGTGCCTGGAGCCAGGCGAGCGCCTCCGTGACGTTCGAGGGATGGCAGAACACCGCCAGCCCCAGCATCACGGCAACGAAGAAGAGGCTCGACAGGCGGTTGGCCGGGGAGTTCACCAGATCCTCGACCCATGGCCCCAACCGCGAGCGCAGCTTCCGGAACATGAATCTCTTGAACATCGGTCCAGCGAGCGCACCGACCACGAGCGGCGCCGCGAGCTCCATCAAGACGGCGACGGATTGAATCAGGGTCAGTTTGTCCATCGCGGCGACCATGCCCTGGATGCCTGGACGAAGCAAATGAGTCGGCAGCTCAGGCTTCCCCTTTCCGACCCTCCTCGAACACTCGAAAGACAAGGATCGTTCTTCCGTCGGGCAGCCGTTCGTGACCGACGCGTCCGGCGACGGGTACGACACCGCGAATGTCCTCGACGAATCGGGAAATGGGGAAGGTCAAGGCGGCAGAGTCCATCGTGAGCGACACCCTCGTCTCCTCGCGCGTCCACCGCGGCCGTTCAATCCGGCGCGGCAAGGAACGATGAAATCGGGCACTCGATGGGCGGGCACACCGCGAGCCTGCTGCTTGGCGCGCGGCAAACGGGGTGAGCGCTCCTTCCTCGGCTCCTCCACCGTCGCGGCAAAGGCTGGGCTCTCCTCCTCCAGCCCCGGCTCCGCCCCTGCTTGAGGGAGGCGCGATTTGATTGAGAACACACAGCTCACTTGATGGTATGTTCGTCTGCTTGCAGGAAAGTTGCCCGTTTCTGCCCTCTACACAGCTTGGATCTTGCGTCTTCCTCATGTCACAGAGCAACGCTGCCGAGATCTCTATGTGCCATGCGTGCGGCGTGGCACATGCCCCGAAGAGCTATTACCACCGCGGAGCGGCGAGTGCGTCGGAGAAGCCGCAGAGGGCGCCAGCAAATTACGCGTCCATGGGTCCGAATCGCGTTGACCAGACACACTCGTACGGCAGCCGCTGGGTGAGCGCGGGCGAGCCCACTCAGTCGCCCTGCGCACGCGACGGCTGCGGCAACGTTGAAGGCAACGTCAAGATCTTCATGGACGAGTGTGCAGGACTGGACGGCGTCAACGAATGCAGCGAGATCAAGTGCGCCAAATGTGGATGGTTTACGCTGTACAGATGGAGGGATGAGTTCTAGGCTTTGTGCAACAACAACACCTTTTTTCTGCAATTGGTGCCTTCATTCATTGGACTGTACACTGATTTTGACCTCGGAAATGAGTTGTACAGCATAAAGCAGAAAGCAGAAGGTGAAGCGCAAGGAAGGGTAGGGGCGGTGTTGAGCATAGGAAGGACAGGAGCCCTCTTGGGCGTAGCGGGCGGGAGCAGAGCGGGAGGTGAGGGACGCTGACGGGGAGCCCATGAGCCGCACGCCGGGCCGGCGCAGAAGCCTTTCATCTCCAGCAGACACACGCCAGCCCAGCCCAGCCCAGCCGCCTCCCCAGGAGGGGCGCGGCAGGGGCCGGGCGCTCTTGGCTGGCTGTGGCGGCTTGATCATCAACACCACGCGCTCCCCCAAGCAGGTGAGGAGGAGGCGAGCGTGGAGCTTGAAGCAACGGCCAGCAAGGAGCCCATGAAGCAGAGGCCGTCGGGAGTGGACTGGGCGCAGGTGCTCAGCTCCCTCAAGCGGGGGCAGAGCCGGGGCAGGAGGAGGAGAGCCCAGCCTTTGCCGCGACGGTGGAGGAGCCGGAGAAGGAGCGCTCACCCCGTTTGGACTCTCGCCGGGCTGCTGAAAAGGACGTTCGCCCTGGCTATACTTTTCTTCGGAGGCATGGGCTACATCGAGGAGACGCACATCGCGCGGGCCTGGCGCGACATCCGGCTCATCACCATCGGCGGAGGCACCTCGGAGGTGATGAAGGAAATCCTCTCCAAGATGTCTGGGTTCTTAACTGCTTCGCACCGTGGAGCGCCCGGCGGATGGGGTACCGATGCGCTCGCGCCAATGCACCCGAGGCGTCGAGGACGTCCTTGAATTACGCGGGATAATGCGTGGAGTCGACGTAGCCTCCGGCGTAACTCGGATAGATTGTCTTCATGTAATCGTGCATGAAGGCGTTCATGTGCGCTGGCGACTGGAACTTCCATTCGCCGGTGTTCGGGTCGAGCAGCCGCGGGTTGTTCCCCATCTGCACCGCGATGTCGTGCCCCCCGGTGCCGTCCTTCCGGAAGAGGCTCACCTGGTAGAACCCCTGCTTGGGGAACTGCCCGGCGAAGTCCTGGTGCACCTTGTCGAAATCGCTCCCGGGTTCGACACTCCCGTGGCTCAGGTTGCCCACGACCCGGTTGAGCTCGGCCTGCTTCGCGTCATCGGCGGCCTTTTTCGCCGCATGGTAGGCGGCGTTCTTCGGAGCGAGATCCGCCATGGTCGGTGGCGGTTGCGCGGAGCCCGTCATGGATGCCCACAAGGAGGGCTTGGGCGGGTTCTGGATGTCGTTGTAGGTTTTGATGACTGCCTGCTGCGCGGCCTTCTGCTCCTCCACGAGCGGATTGATGTGTTGGTTGCTCTCCAGATGCTGCTGCTGCTTGTTGAAGAAGTGGCTGTTGATGCGTCCCCCGCCGTTCTCCGCCATCTCATGGAAGAGCGTCGAGTGGGCCTGGGTGCCCTCCTTCGCATCCTGGAGGTTGGCGCGGATCCACTCCGAGGACATCGCGACGCACACCCCATTGCTGGTTCCGGGGAACGCCTGGATGGCGGCTCCCTCCAGGCGGCCGGGATCACTCTGGAAGATCTTCGTCGTGCAGGCCGTGCCATGCTTTTGCGCCAGCTGGTCGCAGTCGACCCGGGTCTGGCTCGTGGACTCGGCCCTGTTGCTGACCTTGGGAGCGCGCGCGCCGTAGACGGAGTTGCGCCGCGAGTTCATCACGGCGATGTCCTGCTTGGACTGGAACACCGGGTTGCCGGCGGGCGCCTGGGACGGCGCGCGCGCCTTGCCGAGCTGATCCTGGTGATAGCTGGCGGGCGGGGCGGCGGGTGCCTTGGAGGTCTCGGCGCGCGGCGCCGCTGCTGGAGCCGCCGCACCGCTCGTCGCCGGACTGGCGGGTCTGCTCGTCGGCGTCGAGTCGAGCACCCTTGGCATCGGGGCACTCCGGGTCTTCTGGATGGTCATTTCGGTCTCCGAAAGAAGCGTCTCCCCGCGAGCGGCGGAGAACGGGCCATCTGCGTCTTCATTATATTATCTTCTCAGAAGGACCGAGACCATGGACCCGGACCGGGTCGCGACAGGTGGACGCTCGCGCACCGGAGGTCATTCCTGGGCTTGCCCTCGCGTTCACGCTCGGAGGGGGCGAGCAGGGGGAGGGGCAGGGCGACGTAGCCATTGAGGGGCGGGCCCAGGGACGTCACCAGCACCACCGTGGAATGGTGGCCGTAGAAGGTGTCAAAGGAATCGTTCCAAAGCAAGGAGCTCATCCAGGCCGCGAGGGGAAGGCGCTCCAGGACTTGTATGAGGGCGAGGGCCGCGCGGAAGGCACCCCAGTCGAAGCACCAGGTCGTCAGGCGCAGGAGGAGCCGATGCACCGGAGGCCAGAGCAGCAGCGAGACCGCGAGGACGAGGAGCAGCTCAGGGGGGAAACGGGCGAAGCCCGCGATGGCGAGGGTCATGGGCGGTGGAAATCCGGACCCGCGCACTCTACCTCCGGGGACGGTTCCACGGGGTGTCTTTCGAGGTGGGGCGCGGCCGACCCCGGGTTCAGCTCTCCGCGCTCGGGAGGAGAAAGGAGAAAATGCTACCCTGCCGGGTGAGGCTCCGCATGTCACACCGGGTAGCGCTGCTGCTTTTCATACCCCTTGTCGCTGGGCAGGCTCTTCCACGACGCCGCTACGAAGCACTGGGAGCAGCTCTACCCCTACACTGGAGACTGAGAATTGGGCAAGCAGAAACACAAGACAGGCACGTTTGTCAGGCTGGCGCTCGCCGATGGTTCCTTCGGGTATGGTAGACTGCTTGAGCCACCCCACGTTGCTTTCTACGATCATAGGACCACGGGCCCAGACTCTGATTTGAACAGGATTGCCTCAAAGCCCGTTCTTTTCAAGATTGCCGTCAACCTGCTGGCTCTGAATGCGTGGGAGTTCATCGGATGGAGAGCGCTCGAGGAGCACCTGACTCAGCCGCTCGTTCAGTTCAGGCAGGACGTGGGAGACTTCCGTCGTTGCACCATCTTCGACACCGCTGGCAACAAGAGAGCCGCTGAGCCCAAGGACTGCGTGGGGCTTGAGCGAGCCTCGGTCTGGGAACGAGATTCCATCGAGGAACGTCTGCTCGATGCCTTCCTGGGGCGGCCCAATGCCGCTGTGGAGCACTTGAAGGTACGCCTGCGTTAGAGCAACGAACGGCTTGAGCGCCCCCATCACTCATTTACACGGACGTCCCCCTTGAGAATCGTTCCAACAACTTCAGCCCTACGAGTCGTTTGAGTGATGCCTGGAGGCTACCCATGGAACCATAGGGTGAAAGTCCCGAAGCGGTAAAAGGTCGAGGCCGCATAGCTCGGATGGCACCGACAGGGGAGACCCCTGCGGTGAAGCCCATCGACAAAGCCCCGGAAAGCGGGGTGAGCGAGTGAGCGGGCCGCAACGATGAGTGAACACCTGGTAGAGGCCTCGTGACTCGTTAAATCCGGATGCCGAGCCGACTCAGACGCGGCGAAGGCAGCAGGACGCTCCCGAAGACGACCTTGGGAGAAGTCCATCCGGCGGGGTGGAGGGTGGCGGCATGCCCACACGGCCATGGGTGGAAACAGGGAAGGGCTCCCCGCCCCGCGGAGAAAACCCGCGGAAGCAAGGTAGCCGCGCGAGCCGAGGAGGCGAAGTGCGGTGAAGGCGAGCGCCTGGCAGATGGGTCCGTAGTAGCGAGGAAGCGGGGTAATGCCCGTGGAGCCAAGGGGCCCTGCCGGAGGCATTCGGAACGAGAGGTGAGGCGGGAGTGGGATGACAAGACCCACCGGAAATCCGCAGGAGCCTCGAATGAAGATGGACCGCTGGGCGAAATCCGCCCCCGGCTGGCAGCGGTGGAGTAGGGGCAAATGGCTCCGAAAGTCGGCGGCCAGAAGGACGGAAGCATAACCCCGGCGGAGGACGCCTCCGCGGTGAGCCGGATGCGGGAAACCCGCCCGTCCGGTTCGAAGTGGCGGGGGCCGGAGACGGAGTGATGGTGAGCTCTAAACGGGCACGAAGCCGGAAACGGCGGAGACGGCCAAGAGCAGCCTGCACACCACCGCGCCGGCCCTCGACCCGATCACCTTCTCCGGAGGACACCTTCTCCGACACCTTCTCTGGAGGGAAGGGTCTCGGGCGAGACGCCGGAAGCCTCCGAATTGATTGGGCAAGCAGGAGGCTCGTGGTAGGATTCCCCGCTCTTCCTGACTAACAGGGAGCGAAAGGTTCATTGCAATGGTGAAGAAGACGGGTTCGCGGCTCGTGATTTCCACCCTCGCCGTGGCGGCACTGTGGGTAGCGCCGGCCGGGGCCGAGCCGGGTGATTTTAGTGCCTGCTACGAGGAGTACAATTACTGCGTCGAGCGGGCAAACGAGGAGCCGGAGGACTGGATTCGGGACTACAGCCTTCAGCAGTGCTATTCCTTTCTCAACCTCTGCTTTGCAACGATCCAGTGTGGCGATGGCTACTGTGACCAGAGTGTGGAGAACAATTATTACTGCCCGGCGGACTGCCATTAGTCCCGTGTAGGTCACTCGCGCTCGGGTCAGGGCACGGTGTAGAGGCCGACCACGCTCGGATCGAGCGTGGCGCTGACGAGGCGGAGGCCGGTAGCAGCGCTGACGCTCGTGGGATTGGTGACGCCCAGATCCGCCAGCGAGAACGTGACCTCTTCCAGCTTCGACTGCACCGTGCCCGGAGGCGTGCCGGTGAGGCTCGCCGGGGTGCCGGTCGTCACCGAGCCCGTGTCCGGGGTGTCCGGAAGGCGGTCGACGAAGGCGTGCAGCGGGGTCGTCCAGTCCGGGCGGGAGCGGACGGTCAGGGGGGACAGGCTGGAGACGCGGATGGTGGTGTCCGGGCCGGTCATCATGCGCACGAAGCGCAGGCCGGTGTGCAGGTGCATGCGGGAGCAGATGCCGCGTTCCCGGGTGTCGTAGAAGTCCATCAGGTAGCGGTCGGCGAAGTAGCCCTCGAAGGGGGGTGCCAGCATGAACACGTCGCCCTCCTCGAACGACTGCGCCTCCCTCAGCGCGCGGGG contains:
- a CDS encoding YopT-type cysteine protease domain-containing protein, giving the protein MTIQKTRSAPMPRVLDSTPTSRPASPATSGAAAPAAAPRAETSKAPAAPPASYHQDQLGKARAPSQAPAGNPVFQSKQDIAVMNSRRNSVYGARAPKVSNRAESTSQTRVDCDQLAQKHGTACTTKIFQSDPGRLEGAAIQAFPGTSNGVCVAMSSEWIRANLQDAKEGTQAHSTLFHEMAENGGGRINSHFFNKQQQHLESNQHINPLVEEQKAAQQAVIKTYNDIQNPPKPSLWASMTGSAQPPPTMADLAPKNAAYHAAKKAADDAKQAELNRVVGNLSHGSVEPGSDFDKVHQDFAGQFPKQGFYQVSLFRKDGTGGHDIAVQMGNNPRLLDPNTGEWKFQSPAHMNAFMHDYMKTIYPSYAGGYVDSTHYPA
- a CDS encoding SDR family oxidoreductase, which translates into the protein MEDAVVFLASPRAAYVTGAVLRVDGGTVRSV
- a CDS encoding DUF2911 domain-containing protein — encoded protein: MDVLAKKSADTYEAFTIAFDDKGTALNFSWENTQVSVPVRPAKKG
- a CDS encoding Imm26 family immunity protein, whose translation is MGKQKHKTGTFVRLALADGSFGYGRLLEPPHVAFYDHRTTGPDSDLNRIASKPVLFKIAVNLLALNAWEFIGWRALEEHLTQPLVQFRQDVGDFRRCTIFDTAGNKRAAEPKDCVGLERASVWERDSIEERLLDAFLGRPNAAVEHLKVRLR
- a CDS encoding MarR family winged helix-turn-helix transcriptional regulator, encoding MSTKNVHDAHIKASLPELHRALLDIVIVMNRPERDVALLEMAGLKLERALFPLLVLVERMGPIGVGDLAGRVGRDYTTVSRQVARLEELGLVDRRAGSADKRVREAIITPRGKAATDALDAAREEMALTLFRDWTLKDFNELVRLMRRLADVMSEEPTAAP